The Microcebus murinus isolate Inina chromosome 4, M.murinus_Inina_mat1.0, whole genome shotgun sequence genome has a segment encoding these proteins:
- the LOC109730713 gene encoding mas-related G-protein coupled receptor member X1-like: protein MDQTIPALETELLPTGGREKNPPLDYDVMTLILNLLDKGTSSEFLSMESTPPAWSTEFTAGETHYETYSGPCELATRILAWLTALIAPVGLVGNGIVLWLLGVGMRRNAFSVYILNLAVADFIYLCFLMIESMYILINLFWYPLIIYMIFIYVLGFSYLAGLSMLSAISTERCMSVLWPIWYRCCRSRDTSAVVCGLLWAMALLVSTVNLFCGFLYGFDHDACQTAKITGAMWLTVLLVVLCGSSLTLLLRFLCGSRPMRMTRLYVTILLTVLVFLLCALPLGIAWLSWIQGDFEVDCYLRAASLFLSSVNSSANPIIYFFVGSFRQRRQQGRQTLRQVLQRALQDTPEVDEPGGSLPQGSLELSGSR from the exons ATGGATCAAACCATCCCAGCTTTGGAGACAGAACTCCTGCCAACTGGTGGGAGAGAAAAGAATCCTCCACTAGACTATGACGTGATGACCCTGATCTTGAACTTGCTGGACAA GGGCACGAGTTCAGAGTTTCTGAGCATGGAGTCAACTCCCCCAGCCTGGAGCACTGAATTCACAGCAGGGGAAACACATTATGAGACCTATTCTGGACCTTGTGAATTGGCCACTCGGATCTTAGCTTGGCTGACCGCCCTCATTGCCCCCGTGGGGCTGGTGGGAAACGGCATTGTGCTCTGGCTGCTGGGCGTCGGCATGCGCAGGAACGCCTTCTCCGTCTACATCCTCAACCTGGCTGTGGCTGACTTCATCTACCTCTGCTTCCTGATGATAGAATCCATGTATATACTCATTAACTTATTCTGGTATCCCCTCATCATCTATATGATCTTCATCTATGTGTTGGGTTTTTCCTACCTGGCAGGGCTGAGCATGCTGAGCGCCATCAGCACCGAGCGCTGCATGTCCGTCCTGTGGCCCATCTGGTACCGCTGCTGCCGCTCGAGAGACACGTCAGCTGTTGTGTGTGGCCTGCTCTGGGCCATGGCCCTGCTGGTGAGCACCGTGAATCTCTTCTGTGGATTTCTGTACGGGTTTGACCATGATGCGTGTCAGACAGCTAAAATCACAGGAGCTATGTGGCTGACTGTTTTGCTTGTGGTTCTCTGTGGCTCCAGCCTGACCCTGCTCCTCAGATTCCTATGTGGTTCCCGGCCGATGCGGATGACCAGGCTGTATGTGACCATCCTGCTCACAGTGCTGGTCTTCCTCCTCTGTGCCCTGCCCTTGGGCATTGCCTGGCTCTCATGGATTCAGGGTGATTTTGAAGTAGATTGTTATTTACGTGCAGCTTCCCTGTTCCTGTCATCTGTCAACAGCAGCGCCAACCCCATCATTTACTTCTTTGTGGGCTCCTTTAGGCAGCGGCGGCAGCAAGGGCGGCAGACCCTGCGGCAGGTTCTCCAGCGGGCTCTGCAGGACACCCCTGAGGTGGATGAACCTGGGGGCAGCCTTCCTCAGGGATCCCTGGAGCTGTCGGGAAGCAGATAG